A region from the Halomarina litorea genome encodes:
- a CDS encoding aminotransferase class V-fold PLP-dependent enzyme: protein MTPEELRAAVPAFDDGIYLNTGASGPSPEPVLEATTDFVRHHEADAPVAEGCYPSAFDTFDETRGRVAEFLGAAPHEIALTSSTADGISRVAASIDWDSGDVVVRTDCEHSAGILPWWNLRERGVEVRVVPTEGGRIDREAYREAVADARLVVFNSITWNYGTRLPVRELTAEAHDAGARVLVDAVQSPGQTDVDLGEWNADFVALAGHKWLLGPWGAGVLYVREDVAEGMRPAQVGYRSVEEPDAADPQLKAGAPRFEVGTTNPAPYVGLQAAIDTLESIGMGTVESRVAELAGRLVEGLGDRALGPADPESGLVPFAAEDPAGLVERLADEGIVVRDLPTPEAVRASVHVYNTPEDVDALLAAL, encoded by the coding sequence ATGACCCCCGAGGAACTCCGCGCGGCGGTCCCGGCGTTCGACGACGGCATCTACCTCAACACGGGCGCGTCCGGCCCCTCGCCGGAGCCCGTCCTCGAGGCGACGACGGACTTCGTCCGCCACCACGAGGCCGACGCGCCGGTCGCGGAGGGCTGTTACCCGTCGGCGTTCGACACGTTCGACGAGACCAGAGGGCGGGTCGCGGAGTTCCTCGGGGCGGCCCCCCACGAGATAGCGCTCACCTCCAGCACCGCCGACGGCATCAGTCGCGTCGCCGCCAGCATCGACTGGGACTCGGGCGACGTCGTCGTCAGGACCGACTGCGAGCACTCGGCGGGCATCCTCCCGTGGTGGAACCTCCGCGAGCGGGGGGTGGAGGTGCGCGTCGTCCCCACCGAGGGCGGGCGCATCGACCGCGAGGCGTACCGAGAGGCCGTCGCGGACGCTCGCCTCGTCGTGTTCAACTCCATCACGTGGAACTACGGGACGCGCCTGCCGGTCCGCGAACTGACCGCCGAGGCCCACGACGCGGGCGCGCGGGTCCTCGTCGACGCCGTCCAGTCGCCCGGCCAGACCGACGTGGACCTCGGAGAGTGGAACGCCGACTTCGTCGCGCTGGCGGGCCACAAGTGGCTCCTCGGGCCGTGGGGCGCGGGCGTCCTCTACGTCCGGGAGGACGTCGCCGAGGGGATGCGTCCGGCGCAGGTGGGCTACCGGAGCGTCGAGGAACCCGACGCCGCCGACCCGCAACTGAAAGCGGGCGCGCCGCGCTTCGAGGTGGGGACGACGAATCCCGCGCCCTACGTCGGGTTGCAGGCGGCCATCGACACGCTGGAGTCGATCGGGATGGGGACGGTGGAGTCGCGCGTCGCGGAACTCGCGGGACGGCTGGTCGAGGGGCTCGGCGACCGGGCGCTCGGCCCCGCGGACCCCGAATCGGGGCTGGTCCCGTTCGCCGCCGAGGACCCCGCGGGACTCGTCGAGCGACTCGCGGACGAGGGTATCGTCGTCCGGGACCTCCCGACCCCCGAGGCGGTGCGCGCGTCTGTCCACGTCTACAACACTCCCGAGGACGTCGACGCCCTGCTGGCGGCGCTCTGA
- a CDS encoding DUF357 domain-containing protein codes for MAADLAEKTDRYERLLSEALAAASVAPPAGTPLAAAAAEFEEMASSYLDDGRHFREQDDLVNALAAFSYGHAWLDAGARLGVFAVPEEGHLFTV; via the coding sequence ATGGCAGCCGACCTCGCCGAGAAGACGGACCGCTACGAACGACTGCTCTCGGAGGCGCTCGCCGCCGCGAGCGTCGCCCCGCCCGCGGGGACGCCCCTCGCGGCGGCCGCCGCGGAGTTCGAGGAGATGGCGTCGTCGTACCTCGACGACGGCCGGCACTTCCGGGAACAGGACGACCTGGTGAACGCGCTGGCCGCCTTCTCCTACGGGCACGCGTGGCTCGACGCGGGGGCGCGGCTGGGCGTGTTCGCGGTCCCCGAGGAGGGGCACCTCTTCACCGTCTGA
- a CDS encoding helix-turn-helix domain-containing protein, which translates to MTTIAELRIPAEEFALEEAFAACPDLKIDVLQGVAHNSPGLSNLVWLEASDHEDADEALSGDDTVGEVSNLGDVDGRWLYSIEWSTPVAVAIAVLLEDATMLGATGEKGSWSFRVLFPQRSALSIAATIFEEYDIDLRIERIYELGGTGEHGEYDLTDEQREALVAALEEGYFKIPRDATLGSIADDLGISHQALSERLRRANEILAEAALGPAPEESRSAEVDD; encoded by the coding sequence ATGACCACAATCGCAGAACTCAGGATTCCCGCCGAGGAGTTCGCCCTGGAGGAGGCCTTCGCGGCCTGCCCCGACCTGAAGATCGACGTCCTGCAGGGCGTCGCACACAACAGCCCCGGTCTGTCGAACCTCGTCTGGCTCGAAGCCAGCGACCACGAGGACGCCGACGAGGCGCTGAGCGGGGACGACACCGTCGGCGAGGTGTCGAACCTCGGCGACGTCGACGGTCGCTGGCTCTACTCCATCGAGTGGTCCACCCCCGTCGCCGTCGCCATCGCCGTCCTCCTCGAGGACGCGACGATGCTCGGCGCGACCGGCGAGAAGGGAAGCTGGTCGTTCCGCGTCCTCTTCCCCCAGCGGAGCGCCCTCTCCATCGCCGCGACCATCTTCGAGGAGTACGACATCGACCTGCGAATCGAGCGCATCTACGAACTCGGCGGCACGGGCGAACACGGCGAGTACGACCTGACCGACGAGCAACGCGAGGCGCTGGTGGCCGCACTGGAGGAGGGCTACTTCAAGATTCCGCGCGACGCCACCCTCGGGTCCATCGCCGACGACCTCGGCATCTCCCACCAGGCGCTCTCGGAACGCCTCCGACGGGCCAACGAGATTCTCGCAGAGGCGGCGCTCGGTCCGGCACCCGAGGAGAGCCGGAGCGCGGAAGTCGACGACTGA
- a CDS encoding sodium:solute symporter family transporter, whose protein sequence is MVSSGIALGLTLAVVLVVAAVGTLASRGRIGSVEGFITARDSTGGGALTATLVASSMGAWILFSPAEAGAAFGGVAAVIGYAVGSALPMVVYAGLGPRIRRLIPRGHSLTEYAYARYGGAMYAYVLVVTVTYMFTFLAAEMTGITGALALVAGVPRWQTAAVVGFAVLAYTTYGGLRASIATDVVQTLVILPLLAVTFGGALLALGGTDAVHADIVAADPRLLDPGFLVGVEFGAYVAVAILAAEMLNQAWWQRVYAARGERELRRSFLLTALTVVPMVFLAGLFGLVAQGRGLVEGNASVSFFLVVDAVLPEWVVLGVVVLAVLLVTSSADTMLNAIASVVTADLPRLVDLRDRALTAGARLLTVVVALAAIVVGAQGYSVLTVFLTADLLAAATFVPLLAGLYTHRVRGSSALVASVAGLLVGAAFFPPARAVVPLSAPTPSFFAAFVGAAGVSSGVTVLLAALLPAEYDLGRLRREVTRLDGTADGGERE, encoded by the coding sequence GTGGTGAGCAGCGGGATTGCGCTGGGACTGACGCTCGCGGTCGTCCTCGTCGTCGCCGCGGTCGGAACCCTCGCCTCCCGGGGTCGAATCGGGTCCGTCGAGGGGTTCATCACGGCCCGCGACTCGACCGGCGGCGGGGCGCTGACGGCGACGCTCGTTGCCTCCAGCATGGGCGCGTGGATACTGTTCTCGCCCGCCGAGGCGGGCGCGGCCTTCGGTGGGGTGGCCGCCGTCATCGGGTACGCCGTCGGGAGCGCCCTCCCGATGGTCGTCTACGCCGGCCTCGGGCCGCGCATCCGGCGGCTCATCCCCCGGGGCCACTCGCTGACGGAGTACGCCTACGCTCGCTACGGCGGCGCGATGTACGCCTACGTCCTCGTCGTCACCGTCACGTACATGTTCACCTTCCTCGCCGCCGAGATGACGGGCATCACGGGTGCGCTGGCGCTCGTCGCGGGCGTCCCCCGCTGGCAGACGGCGGCCGTCGTCGGGTTCGCCGTCCTCGCGTACACCACCTACGGCGGCCTCCGGGCGAGCATCGCCACGGACGTGGTCCAGACGCTCGTCATCCTCCCCCTCCTCGCCGTCACCTTCGGCGGGGCACTCCTCGCACTCGGCGGGACCGACGCCGTCCACGCCGACATCGTGGCCGCAGACCCGCGCCTGCTCGACCCCGGCTTCCTCGTCGGCGTCGAGTTCGGCGCGTACGTCGCCGTCGCCATCCTCGCCGCCGAGATGCTCAACCAGGCGTGGTGGCAGCGCGTCTACGCCGCCCGCGGCGAACGGGAACTCCGACGGTCGTTCCTCCTGACCGCCCTCACCGTCGTCCCGATGGTATTCCTCGCCGGCCTCTTCGGCCTCGTCGCGCAGGGGCGCGGACTCGTGGAGGGAAACGCGAGCGTCTCCTTCTTCCTCGTCGTCGACGCCGTCCTCCCCGAGTGGGTGGTCCTCGGCGTCGTCGTCCTCGCCGTGTTGCTGGTGACGAGCAGCGCCGACACCATGCTCAACGCCATCGCCAGCGTCGTCACGGCCGACCTGCCCCGCCTCGTCGACCTGCGCGACCGGGCGCTCACGGCGGGCGCTCGCCTCCTCACCGTCGTCGTCGCCCTCGCGGCCATCGTCGTCGGGGCGCAGGGCTACAGCGTCCTCACGGTGTTCCTGACCGCAGACCTGCTCGCGGCCGCGACGTTCGTCCCCCTGCTCGCGGGGCTCTACACCCACCGGGTGCGTGGGTCGAGTGCGCTCGTGGCCAGCGTCGCTGGTCTCCTCGTCGGAGCCGCCTTCTTCCCGCCTGCACGGGCCGTCGTTCCGCTCTCGGCCCCCACGCCCTCGTTCTTCGCGGCGTTCGTCGGGGCCGCGGGCGTCTCGTCGGGTGTGACCGTCCTCCTCGCGGCACTCCTCCCTGCAGAGTACGACCTCGGACGACTGCGCCGGGAGGTCACGCGTCTCGACGGGACGGCGGACGGAGGTGAGCGCGAGTGA
- a CDS encoding transcription initiation factor IIB: protein MSDTTIRTYSEEMSESERDEERREAEATTCPECDGRLVSDSEHGETVCRDCGLVVEEDSIDHGPEWRAFDSAERDSKSRVGAPTTKMMHDKGLSTNIGWQDKDAYGRALSSRQRAKMQRLRTWNERFRTRDSKERNLKQALGEIDRMASALGLPENVRETASVIYRRALAEDLLPGRSIEGVATSALYAAARQAGTPRSLDEVTMVSRIDKMELTRTYRYVVRQLNLEIKPADPESYVPRFASDLGMSDEAERRARDLIDGARQAGLLSGKSPVGLAAAAIYAAALLCNEKVTQSQVSDVASISEVTIRNRYKELLEASEIPTA from the coding sequence ATGAGCGACACCACCATCCGAACCTACAGCGAGGAGATGTCCGAGTCGGAGCGTGACGAGGAGCGCCGCGAGGCCGAGGCGACGACCTGCCCCGAGTGCGACGGTCGACTCGTCTCCGACAGCGAACACGGCGAGACGGTCTGTCGAGACTGCGGTCTCGTCGTCGAGGAGGACAGCATCGACCACGGCCCCGAGTGGCGGGCGTTCGACTCGGCCGAGCGCGACAGCAAGTCTCGGGTCGGCGCACCCACCACGAAGATGATGCACGACAAGGGGCTCTCGACGAACATCGGCTGGCAGGACAAGGACGCCTACGGTCGGGCGCTCTCCAGTCGCCAGCGCGCGAAGATGCAACGGCTCCGCACGTGGAACGAGCGCTTCCGGACGCGCGACTCCAAGGAGCGCAACCTCAAGCAGGCGCTCGGTGAAATCGACCGCATGGCGAGTGCGCTCGGCCTGCCCGAGAACGTCCGCGAGACGGCCAGCGTCATCTACCGGCGGGCGCTCGCGGAGGACCTGCTTCCCGGCCGCTCCATCGAGGGGGTGGCGACGAGCGCACTGTACGCCGCCGCGCGACAGGCCGGCACCCCCCGAAGCCTCGACGAGGTGACGATGGTCTCGCGCATCGACAAGATGGAGCTGACCCGGACGTACCGCTACGTGGTCCGCCAGTTGAACCTCGAAATCAAGCCCGCCGACCCCGAGAGCTACGTCCCCCGGTTCGCCAGCGACCTCGGAATGTCCGACGAGGCCGAACGCCGTGCCCGCGACCTCATCGACGGGGCGCGGCAGGCGGGCCTCCTCTCCGGGAAGTCACCCGTCGGTCTCGCGGCGGCGGCCATCTACGCGGCCGCCCTCCTGTGCAACGAGAAGGTGACCCAGAGCCAAGTGAGCGACGTGGCCAGCATCTCGGAGGTCACCATCCGCAACCGCTACAAGGAACTGCTCGAAGCGAGCGAGATTCCCACCGCGTGA
- a CDS encoding DUF7836 family putative zinc-binding protein → MPTETYVRLLCPECGKQWESAPRDLPDHNRMFHCPNCHATRRTAEFARTEQDLQTLKQLG, encoded by the coding sequence ATGCCTACGGAGACGTACGTACGGCTGCTCTGTCCCGAGTGTGGCAAGCAGTGGGAGTCCGCGCCCCGCGACCTCCCCGACCACAACCGGATGTTTCACTGTCCCAACTGCCACGCGACCCGCCGGACCGCGGAGTTCGCCCGGACGGAACAGGACCTCCAGACGCTGAAACAGCTCGGGTAA
- a CDS encoding UPF0058 family protein codes for MKKQELIHLHGLLAQVRNHYEQTEGETVDHESYTELGVRPTSIHRSKTEHKRAVFALARGITGEMTADEQPVSAAAD; via the coding sequence ATGAAAAAGCAGGAGCTCATTCACCTTCATGGCCTGCTTGCACAGGTACGCAACCACTACGAACAGACCGAGGGGGAGACCGTCGACCACGAGTCCTACACGGAACTCGGCGTGCGACCGACATCTATCCACCGCTCGAAGACCGAACACAAGCGAGCCGTGTTCGCCCTCGCCCGAGGAATCACCGGCGAGATGACCGCGGACGAACAGCCCGTCTCCGCCGCTGCGGACTGA
- a CDS encoding DUF555 domain-containing protein: MDCRVVVEAAVPVYDVESEDEAVRIAISKTGDMLNPDLNYVEISMNGRPCPHCEEHLDPAFVAADEGLVALDLEMTVFNVEDERHASRIARKEIGQRMRNIPLDVQHVDVVEEDEETEAEATESDDRDDAERDAEEDLVPEFEELIDE; this comes from the coding sequence ATGGATTGTCGTGTCGTGGTGGAGGCGGCGGTGCCCGTCTACGATGTCGAATCAGAGGACGAGGCGGTTCGCATCGCCATCTCGAAGACGGGGGACATGCTCAACCCCGACCTCAACTACGTCGAGATCTCGATGAACGGTCGTCCGTGTCCCCACTGCGAGGAACATCTCGACCCCGCGTTCGTCGCCGCCGACGAGGGGCTAGTCGCCCTCGACCTGGAGATGACGGTGTTCAACGTCGAGGACGAACGCCACGCGTCGCGCATCGCCCGCAAGGAGATCGGCCAGCGCATGCGCAACATCCCCCTCGACGTACAACACGTCGACGTCGTCGAGGAGGACGAGGAGACGGAAGCGGAGGCCACCGAGAGCGACGACCGGGACGACGCCGAGCGAGACGCCGAGGAGGACCTGGTTCCGGAGTTCGAGGAACTCATCGACGAGTAG
- a CDS encoding DNA-3-methyladenine glycosylase family protein, which produces MERGSFDVASLPGGFDLQATVESGQTYVWSREDGRMYEDDLAHGGDAWYYTVLPASMTGGDPAVVRARQHEGTVEWESSVDARDHLVRLLRLDDDLDAIMASTPADPLLEAAYDAYRGMRLVRDPPFASLVSFICSAQMRVSRIHGMQERLAREYGERVEFDGGTYHAFPRPEQLAEATEADLRDLSLGYRAPYVARTAEMVATGEARPEEAVGLAYEDAREYLTRFVGVGEKVADCVLLFSLDYLEAVPLDTWIRTAIAEYYPECDRGNYTDTSRAIREAFGGEYAGYAQTYVFFYLRTGGEA; this is translated from the coding sequence ATGGAGAGGGGTTCGTTCGACGTCGCGTCGCTGCCCGGCGGGTTCGACCTGCAGGCCACCGTGGAGAGCGGCCAGACCTACGTCTGGTCGCGCGAGGACGGCCGGATGTACGAGGACGACCTCGCCCACGGCGGGGACGCGTGGTACTACACGGTCCTCCCGGCGTCGATGACCGGCGGCGACCCCGCCGTCGTCCGTGCCCGTCAGCACGAGGGGACCGTCGAGTGGGAGTCGAGTGTCGACGCCCGCGATCACCTCGTCCGACTGCTCAGACTGGACGACGACCTCGACGCCATCATGGCGTCGACGCCCGCCGACCCACTTCTGGAAGCGGCCTACGACGCCTACCGCGGGATGCGCCTCGTCCGCGACCCGCCGTTCGCCTCCCTCGTCTCATTTATCTGCTCGGCCCAGATGCGCGTCTCGCGCATCCACGGGATGCAGGAGCGTCTGGCCCGCGAGTACGGGGAACGGGTCGAGTTCGACGGGGGGACCTACCACGCCTTCCCCCGGCCCGAACAACTGGCCGAGGCGACGGAGGCGGACCTCAGAGACCTCTCGCTCGGCTACCGGGCCCCCTACGTCGCCCGGACCGCCGAGATGGTCGCCACTGGCGAGGCCCGCCCCGAGGAGGCCGTCGGACTGGCGTACGAGGACGCCCGCGAGTACCTCACGCGGTTCGTCGGCGTCGGCGAGAAGGTGGCCGACTGCGTGCTGTTGTTCTCGCTCGACTACCTCGAAGCCGTCCCCCTCGACACGTGGATTCGGACGGCCATCGCGGAGTACTACCCCGAGTGCGACCGGGGGAACTACACCGACACCTCGCGGGCTATCCGCGAGGCGTTCGGCGGCGAGTACGCCGGCTACGCCCAGACGTACGTGTTCTTCTACCTGCGGACGGGCGGCGAGGCGTAG
- a CDS encoding 2,3-butanediol dehydrogenase → MRAVVYHGRRDVRVEDVSERSVGPGDVRVDVAACGICGSDLHEYAEGPITIPTDEPHHASGERAPLVVGHEFAGRVREVGETVEEFAPGDPVTVCPGTACGECRYCADGQYALCDRFVAFGLHSRGGMAESVVVPKSTVVPLPEGLPVADAALVEPLAVSLHAVRRSAFEPGDSAAVFGAGPIGLGVVQVLLEGGASEVFVSEPRAGRREVAESLGATVVDPSSERVLRAVKGATGGGVDVSFEAAGVEPSFVDAVRATKKRGNVTVVSVFEGSVSFQPNLLMMAERTLTGAFCYEAGPKARTGEFGAVIRMLADGRLQADPLVSDRVPIEEAPEAFEALLDPRGELVKVLVEP, encoded by the coding sequence ATGCGCGCCGTTGTCTACCACGGGAGGCGGGACGTCCGCGTCGAGGATGTCTCCGAACGCTCGGTCGGACCGGGGGACGTCCGCGTCGACGTCGCCGCCTGCGGCATCTGCGGGTCGGACCTCCACGAGTACGCCGAGGGACCCATCACGATACCGACCGACGAACCGCACCACGCCTCCGGGGAGCGGGCACCCCTCGTCGTCGGCCACGAGTTCGCCGGTCGGGTGCGCGAGGTGGGCGAGACGGTCGAGGAGTTCGCCCCCGGCGACCCCGTCACGGTCTGCCCGGGCACCGCCTGCGGGGAGTGCCGCTACTGCGCCGACGGGCAGTACGCTCTCTGTGACCGCTTCGTCGCCTTCGGCCTCCACTCGCGGGGTGGGATGGCCGAGTCGGTCGTCGTCCCCAAGTCGACGGTCGTTCCCCTCCCCGAGGGCCTCCCGGTCGCGGACGCGGCGCTGGTCGAACCCCTCGCGGTCTCGCTCCACGCGGTCCGTCGCTCGGCGTTCGAACCGGGCGACAGCGCCGCCGTCTTCGGGGCCGGCCCCATCGGGCTGGGTGTGGTGCAGGTGCTCCTGGAGGGCGGCGCGAGCGAGGTGTTCGTCTCCGAACCCCGGGCGGGCCGCCGAGAGGTGGCGGAGAGCCTCGGGGCGACAGTCGTCGACCCGTCGAGCGAACGCGTCCTCCGGGCAGTGAAGGGGGCGACGGGCGGCGGCGTGGACGTCTCCTTCGAGGCGGCGGGCGTCGAACCCTCGTTCGTGGACGCCGTCAGGGCCACGAAGAAGCGCGGCAACGTGACCGTCGTGAGTGTCTTCGAGGGGAGCGTCTCCTTCCAGCCCAACCTGCTGATGATGGCCGAGCGGACGCTGACGGGCGCGTTCTGCTACGAGGCGGGCCCGAAGGCGCGGACTGGCGAGTTCGGGGCCGTCATCCGGATGCTCGCCGACGGCCGACTGCAGGCGGACCCACTCGTCTCCGACCGGGTCCCCATCGAGGAGGCCCCGGAGGCCTTCGAGGCACTGCTCGACCCCCGGGGTGAACTGGTGAAGGTGCTGGTCGAACCGTGA
- a CDS encoding acylphosphatase, which produces MDDFESDGGRVRAHVFVAGRVQGVFFRDSTREQAESRGVDGWIRNLDDGRVEAAFEGHEKDVESLVEWCHEGSDRAKVRNVSVEYEDPEGEEGFRVRR; this is translated from the coding sequence ATGGACGACTTCGAGTCGGACGGTGGTCGGGTCCGCGCGCACGTCTTCGTGGCCGGGCGGGTACAGGGCGTCTTCTTCCGGGACAGCACGCGGGAACAGGCCGAGTCCCGCGGTGTCGACGGCTGGATCCGAAACCTCGACGACGGGCGCGTCGAGGCGGCCTTCGAGGGGCACGAGAAGGACGTCGAGTCCCTCGTCGAGTGGTGCCACGAGGGGAGCGACCGGGCGAAGGTCCGCAACGTGAGCGTCGAGTACGAGGACCCCGAGGGCGAGGAGGGGTTCCGGGTGCGGCGGTGA
- a CDS encoding inositol monophosphatase family protein, with protein MSGGLTVPDGAIAVARDAVRAAGDELEPLHAALADGRAESPGAVASEAADAAEQRLLEHLDDRLPAHAVRTREDVVRAGGRGTDGPRYEWHLDPLDGADGFAAGTDGYAVSAALYDRETPVLGVVYHPPTAALYRGTDDDGAYRNGDPLSGPTTERLADAAVVAGYDRGGSFLRGLADEVGERRRCSSAALNLCRLAAGEVDAVWEFDTYPWDVAAGVVVARGAGATVTDEHGERFDPGTEPEGGRPMLAAGPLHGDLLAHAWAATPSSDDRRRTRGPRSGGRP; from the coding sequence GTGAGCGGGGGGCTCACGGTCCCGGACGGGGCAATCGCGGTGGCCCGCGACGCGGTCCGGGCGGCCGGGGACGAACTCGAACCCCTCCACGCCGCCCTCGCCGACGGGCGGGCCGAGTCGCCGGGGGCCGTCGCGAGCGAGGCGGCCGACGCCGCCGAGCAGCGTCTCCTCGAACACCTCGACGACCGTCTCCCCGCCCACGCCGTCCGCACCCGCGAGGACGTGGTCCGGGCGGGCGGGAGAGGGACCGACGGCCCTCGGTACGAGTGGCACCTCGACCCCCTCGACGGGGCCGACGGGTTCGCCGCCGGGACCGACGGCTACGCCGTCTCCGCGGCGCTCTACGACCGGGAGACGCCCGTCCTCGGCGTCGTCTACCACCCGCCGACCGCGGCGCTCTACCGAGGGACGGACGACGACGGGGCGTACCGGAACGGCGATCCCCTGTCCGGCCCGACGACGGAGCGACTCGCCGACGCGGCGGTCGTCGCGGGCTACGACCGGGGCGGGTCGTTCCTCCGGGGCCTCGCGGACGAGGTGGGCGAACGGCGGCGGTGTAGTTCCGCCGCCCTCAACCTCTGCCGACTGGCGGCGGGGGAGGTGGACGCCGTCTGGGAGTTCGACACCTACCCGTGGGACGTGGCCGCGGGCGTCGTCGTCGCCCGCGGCGCGGGGGCGACGGTGACCGACGAACACGGCGAGCGCTTCGACCCCGGCACGGAACCAGAGGGCGGGCGACCGATGCTCGCGGCGGGGCCCCTCCACGGGGACCTCCTCGCCCACGCGTGGGCGGCTACCCCGTCGAGCGACGACCGAAGACGAACACGAGGACCGCGGTCAGGAGGGCGCCCGTGA
- a CDS encoding pentapeptide repeat-containing protein, producing MAGDVCGHVVWTAELPVGRGGWCCWRPVAAGRERCRWHATGALDDYASALDQSDDRLDDAVLRGEDLDSLPIDGCSLARADLAGATLSTTVESGCLRGADLSDATLDHADLSGADLRDATLAGATLLHADLSAARLRHADLSGADLRFAAASAPSLVRADLTDANASGADLSDATLLSARLEAATFRRTDLSGGNLRRADAVAADLGSADVRGADLYEADLRDADLRGADLSGANLRHAHLSGADLSDADLTDATLEGADLRGATLERAEFVRTNLFDADLSRAVLYGGVFADVKVNRGTVLDAPRPTGADDDPLDELVWTNRTIERLSRENALVEQARTAYVRRKDLRRRQHRRQGNYARWAGSAVAGAVMGYGERPLRVVAVSAAVVFAAALLYPGPLSEAAYASLASFVTPLPDPSLGTTGRWLSAMEALTGALLTAVLVFVFGRRSTG from the coding sequence ATGGCCGGGGACGTCTGTGGGCACGTGGTGTGGACGGCGGAACTCCCCGTCGGACGCGGCGGGTGGTGTTGCTGGCGGCCCGTCGCGGCCGGCCGCGAGCGGTGTCGCTGGCACGCGACGGGGGCGCTCGACGACTACGCGAGCGCGCTCGACCAGTCGGACGACCGACTCGACGACGCCGTCCTCCGCGGCGAGGACCTCGACTCGCTCCCCATCGACGGATGTTCGCTGGCGCGTGCGGACCTCGCCGGGGCGACGCTCTCTACGACCGTCGAGAGCGGGTGTCTCCGGGGGGCCGATCTCTCGGACGCGACGCTCGACCACGCCGACCTGTCCGGGGCCGACCTCCGAGACGCCACGCTGGCGGGGGCGACGCTCCTCCACGCGGACCTCTCGGCGGCACGACTGCGCCACGCCGACCTCTCGGGGGCGGACCTGCGGTTCGCCGCCGCGTCCGCGCCGAGTCTCGTCCGGGCGGACCTCACCGACGCGAACGCCTCGGGCGCGGACCTCTCGGACGCGACGCTCCTGAGCGCGCGACTGGAGGCCGCGACGTTCCGTCGGACCGACCTCTCCGGGGGGAACCTGCGGCGGGCGGACGCGGTGGCCGCGGACCTCGGGAGCGCCGACGTGCGGGGGGCGGACCTCTACGAGGCGGACCTGCGGGACGCCGACCTGCGCGGGGCGGACCTCTCCGGCGCGAACCTCCGACACGCGCACCTGTCGGGGGCGGACCTCTCGGACGCCGACCTGACCGACGCGACCCTCGAAGGGGCCGACCTGCGCGGTGCGACGCTCGAACGGGCGGAGTTCGTCCGCACGAACCTGTTCGACGCCGACCTCTCCCGTGCGGTGCTGTACGGCGGGGTCTTCGCCGACGTGAAGGTCAACCGCGGGACGGTCCTCGACGCCCCCCGACCCACGGGGGCAGACGACGACCCGCTCGACGAACTCGTCTGGACGAACCGGACCATCGAGCGCCTCTCGCGGGAGAACGCCCTCGTGGAGCAGGCCCGTACCGCCTACGTCCGGCGGAAGGACCTCCGCCGCCGCCAGCACCGCCGACAGGGCAACTACGCGCGCTGGGCGGGGAGCGCCGTCGCCGGGGCGGTGATGGGGTACGGCGAGCGACCGCTCCGGGTGGTCGCCGTCTCCGCCGCCGTCGTGTTCGCGGCCGCGCTCCTCTACCCCGGTCCCCTGTCGGAGGCGGCCTACGCCAGCCTCGCGTCGTTCGTCACGCCGCTCCCGGACCCCTCGCTCGGCACGACGGGCCGGTGGCTCTCCGCGATGGAGGCGCTCACGGGCGCCCTCCTGACCGCGGTCCTCGTGTTCGTCTTCGGTCGTCGCTCGACGGGGTAG